Genomic window (Streptomyces sp. NBC_01431):
CGAGGCGGACCGGCTCACCCATGTCGCCGCCTACACCCGGCGCAGGCCCATGCCGCCGTCCAACCTCATCCTCACGTACGTCGCCGAGGACCAGATGTGGGCGGACTGGCTGGCCTCCGTGCTGACCACGGCCGGCTTCCACGTCGTGCCGGTCGACGTCCGCACCCCCCAAGTGGCGGCTGTGGAGGCCCAGTTCACCTCCGGCGTCGGATACCGCGTCATCCCGGTGGTGTCGCAGGCCTACCTGAACACCGAACGGGCCAGGACCTTCTGGGAGAGCGGCACCGGGCTCGACGCGGCGGGCGGTCGGCGTCAGATCCTGCCGGTGCGCGTCGGCGACGTGCGGCTCAGCCCGCCGCTCAGCAGCCGCGGCGTCATCGACCTCGTACGCCTCGACGAGCCCGACGCGGCCGCCACCCTGCTCCAGGCGCTCGACCGGACCGAGGCCGCCGCCGCCGTGGCGGCCGGGCCCGCCGGCCCGCGCTACCCGGGCAGCGTGCCCAAGGTCTGGAACGTACGGCCCCGGCACGCCTGGTTCACCGGCCGCACCTCCGTCCTGGAGCGCCTGCGCGACCAGTTGCGCGGCGACAGCCGCTCCGCGCAGCGCTTCCCACAGGTCCTCTACGGGCTCGGCGGCGTCGGCAAGACGCAGGTGGCACGCGAGTACGCACACCGGTTCCGCGCCGACTACGACCTCGTGTGGTGGATCGAGGCCGAGCAGCCCGACCGGGTGGTGTCCTCGCTGGCCGAACTGGCGGCCGAGATGGACCTGAGGGCCGGTGACGTGGTCGCCGAGGCGGCCACCGCGGCACTCCAGGCGCTGCGGCGCGGGGCGCCGTACTCGCGCTGGCTGCTGATCTTCGACAACGTCGAGGACCTCGACCGGGCCCTGAAGCTCCTCCCCGAGGACATGGAGCCGATCCCCGGCGAGACCTACGGCCACATCCTCGCCACCTGCCGCAACAAACCGGCCTCGACGCAGGTGGAAGCCATTGAGGTGGAGGTCTTCACGCGCGCCGAAAGCGTCGAGCACCTGTGTCGCCGGGTGACCAAACTGCCGGCCGCCGACGCCGACCGGGTCGCCGACGCGGTCGGTGACCTGCCGCTGGCGGTCGAGGTCGCGGCAGCTTGGCTCGCCGAGACCGCGACCCCCGTGGACGCCTATGTGGAACAGCTCAAGGAACAGAGCACCAAGGTGCTCTCCCTCGGCAAGCCCGAGGACTACTCACAACAGATCGGCGCGACCTGGAACATCTCGATCAGCCGGCTGCGCGACGAATCCAAGGCAGCGGTACGGCTGTTGGAGCTCTGCTCGTTCTTCTCCGCCGAGCCGATCTCGATGCGCCTGATCGGCAGTGACTCGATGTTCGAGTCCCTCCTGCCGTACGACCCCGATCTGCGCGAGCGGTACATGCTGGGCAAGGTCATCCAGACGCTGAACCGGTTCGCGCTGGCCAAGGTCGACCCCGCGGACAGCAGCATCCAGGTGCACCGGCTCGTCCAGGCCGCGGTGCGGGCCGGGCTCAGTGACGAGGAGGTCGACACGGCCAAGCACGAGGTGCACCGCATCCTCGCCGAGGCCCGCCCGGTGGAGGGCGTCGACCGAGACAACCCGGTCAACGACCCCAAGAGCTGGCCCAGTTTCGAACTGATCTGGCCGCACCTGAGCGCCTCCGGCATCGCCGACTGCGACGAGGAGAAGGTCCGCCAGCTCATGGTCGACCGCATTCGCTACCTGCTCAAGCGCGGTGAGCTGGAGAGCGCCCGGGTGCTCGGCATGCAGCTCAACAAGGTCTGGACCCGCGAACTCGGCGAGAACGACCTCCAGACGCTGAACATCCGCTTCGAGCTCGCCAACGCCCTGCGCGCCCAGGGCAAGTACCAGGAGGCGCGGGCGATGGACGAGGACACCCTCGCCCGCCAGATCAGCGTCCTGCACAAGGACCATCCGAACGACGACCACCCCAGCATCCTCATCACCACCGGAAGCCTCGCCGCCGATCTGCGCGCGCTCGGCAGGTTCGACGAGGCACTCACCCGCGACCTGCGGATCTACCACGGGCTGCGCCAGATCTTCGGCGAGAACCACCCGCGCACCCTGATCGCCGCCAACAACCTCGCCATCGACTACCGGCTCAGCGGCGACAGCGAGGCGGCTCGCAGGCTGGACGAGGAGACCGTGGAACGCCGCAGCGCCTTACTCGGCGACGACCACCCCTTCACCCTCACCACCAAGGGCCACCTCGCGCGCGACCTGCGCGAGAGCGGCGAGTACACGGCCTCGGTGCAGGTGCTGCGGGAGGTGGTGGCGGCGTTCGAGCGCGTGCTGAACGCCGACGTTCCCGAGGCGCTGCGCACCGCCAAGAGCCTGGCGGTGTCCCTGCGCAAGTCGGGCCACCCGCACGAGGCGAAACGGCTGACCGAGGAAACGTACAACCGCTACCGCGGCCGGTATGGGACGAAGGCTCCCGACGCCCTGGCGTGCTGCCTCAACCTGGCCGCCGACTTCTCGGCGACCGGCGACAAGCAGGCCGCGCTGGACCTCGCCGTGCAGGCCCTGGACGGCTACCGGAGCACCCTGGGCGAGGAGCATCCCTTCACGCTGGCCTGCCGCAACAACGTCTACATCTACCAGCGCGGGCTCGGCGCCGCCGAGGAAGCGGTGCGGGGCGGTGAGGACGTGCGCGCCGCGCTTGAGGAAGTGCTGGGCGCGCGCCATCCGTTCACCCTCTGCGCCGCGGTCAACCTAGCCAACGCGTACGGCGACATCGGGCGCCCCGACCTCGCCGAACGCTGGGAACGGACGGCGCTCAAGGGCCTGTTGGAGCGGTTTGGACCGACCCACCCCGATGTGCTCGCCTGCCGCTCCAACCTGGCGATCACACTGCGGGCGGCCGGCCGCGAGGAGGAGGCCCAGCGGCTGCGCGCCTCCATCCTGGAGCCGGCCGCGAAGCAACTGGGCGTCGACCATCCCATCGCCGAGGCGGCGCGCGCCTGGCGCCGGATCAACCGCGACCTGGAGCCGCAGCCGGTGTGAGCAGCGCCGAAGCGCTCGGGCCCACGGACCCGAGCGCTCCCGGCGGGTCACGACGTAGCGCTCGGGCCCGACGGGCGGGTGCTCCGGGCGGTCCACCGCGTTCGCCCCGGGCGGGGGTTCAGTGGGCCGGCGGGCGGCCCTGGCCCTGGACCGCGCACCCTTGACGGATCACCAAGTGGCCCAGCCCAGCACGCGGGTGAGCACCCGCAGGGCCCCGAAGTGCGCCGCGCCCCGCTCGACTATCAGCTGGGCGCCCGGAATCCGCTCGGCCAGCCACCGGGTGTGCTGCACGGGTGCGAACACGTCCTGCTCGCCGTGCCACAACAGCACCGGCGCCGTGATGTCCTCAAGCCGGAACTCCCAGTCGGTGCTGAACGCCATCACGTCGTCCACCCAGCCGTCGGCCGAACTGCGCAGCGCCTCCTCGAAGTTGCGCTCCAGCATCGCCCGAATCCCCGCGTCGGCGACGATGCCCCGGTCCGGCTTCGGCAGCCCGGGGCGCATGTCGTCCACCGAACGCCGCGGATCGGACCGGATGGTGATCGACCGCATCGTCAGGGCGGCCGTCAACTGCCGTTTCCCGGCGGCCGCGTTGACGTACTCCCGCACATTGGACTCGGTCATCCCCTCGAACCAGTCGAGCCCCTGGGCATCGCGCGGCGCGAGCCCCACCAGGGCCGCCGCCCGCGCCGTGCGGTCCGGGAGCAGCGCCGCGCAGGCCAGTGCGTGCGGGGCGCCGCCGGACCGTCCGACCACGGCGAACTCGTCAATGTCCAGCGCGTCTGCGATCGCCTCCACATCGGCGGCCGCATGCGCCACCCGGCGCCCCGGCAGCCGGTCCGAATCGCCGTATCCCGGCCGGTCGAACGTGATGAGGCGGACGCCGAGCCGGTAGAGCACCGCACTGCGCGGCGCCGGACCGAGCCGGCTCCCCGGGGTGCCGTGCAGCAGGAACACCGGTCTGCCCTGTGGGTTCCCGTAGTCTTCGACCGCTAAGTCCCGCCCGTCCCTGGTACGAATCAGCTCCCCCAACTGGTGCCTCCCCGTAGGTCTGGTTGGCGACAGTATGAGCGCGTGCCATTCAGTGGTACATACCCGCACCTGTCGAATGCTCCGGGACGCAACCCGGTGTGCTCAGCCCAGGAGCGGTATCTCGATCGCCGGGCACCGGTCCATGACCATGTCGAGCCCGGCGGCGCGGGTGCGGTGGTACGCGTCCTGGTCGATGACGCCGAGCTGGAACCAGACGGCCTTCGCGCCGATGGCGACGGCCTGGTCGGCGACCTCCCCGGCGAGGTCGCTGTTGACGAAGACGTCGACGACATCCACCGGGAACGGGATCGCGTCGAGCGAGGTGTACCCCCGCTCGCCGTGCACGGTCTCCGCCTTGGGGTGGACGGGCACGACCCGCTTGCCGAAGTGCTGTAGGACACGGGCCACGCCGTGGGCGGCACGGTGCTCGTTGGTGGAGAGGCCCACGACGGCCCAGGTGTCCCCGCTGTGGGTGAGGATCCTGCGGATGGTCTCCTGGTCGCCGTACATGCGCCGCCTCCGATGGTGCCGTGCCACGTGTCACTGTCCTCGTGGTAACGGGCGGCCGCGCCGGAGGATTCCCGCCGGCCGCCGCATAGGGTGGGCGGATGCAGGAGCAGTACCGCACCATCGCCCGAGAGGGCGTGCACGAGAGCGAGATCAACCGGTCGCGCTTCATCTGCGCGCTCGCGCCCGCCGCGACCGAACAGGAGGCGCAGGCGTTCGTCGCCCGCATCCGCAAGGAGCACCCGACGGCCAGCCACAACTGCTTCGCGTACGTCATCGGCGCCGACGCGTCCGTCCAGAAGGCGAGCGACGACGGCGAGCCCGGCGGCACCGCCGGAGTGCCTATGCTCCAGATGCTGACCCGTCGCGAGGTCCGGTACGTCGTCGCCGTCGTGACCCGCTACTACGGCGGGGTCAAACTCGGCGCGGGCGGACTGATCAGGGCCTACGGCGGAGTGGTCGGCGAGGCCCTGGACGCGCTCGGCACCATTGTCCGCCGCCGGTTCCGGCTCGCCACGGTCACCGTCGACCACCAGCGCGCGGGCAAGCTGGAGAACGACCTGAGGGCGACGGGCCGCGCGGTCCTGGAGGTGCGCTACGCGGAGGCCGTGACCATCGGGATCCAACTGCCCGAGACGGACGTGGAGGCCTTCCGCGCCTGGCTGGCCGACGCCACCGCCGGCACGGCGAAGGTGGAGCTGGGCGGAGAGGCGTACGGGGACGCGTGAGGTGTGCGGGGATGCATGAGCTGTGCGGCGCCGTCATGTGCGCGGCGATGCGCGCGGGCATGGGTGAGAGGTCGTAGAACCTTGGATCTCCCGGTTACCGCCCGTGATGTCAGACCCCACCGTTACCCTTTGGGATCATGAGATTCCTCCATACCTCGGACTGGCACCTGGGCCGGTCCTTCCACCGGGTCGACCTGCTCGGTGCCCAGGCGGCGTTCCTCGACCACCTGGTGGCGACGGTGCGCGAGCGGGGTGTGGACGCGGTTCTGGTCGCCGGGGACGTGTACGACCGGGCACTGCCGCCGCTGGCCGCCGTGGAGCTCTTCGACCGGGCGCTGCACAGTCTGGCCGAGGCCCGGGTGCCCACCGTGATGATCTCCGGCAACCACGACTCGGCGCGCAGGCTCGGCGTCGGAGCGGGTCTCATCCAGCGCGCCGGAATCCACCTGCGCACCAACCCGGAGGGCTGCGGCACTCCGGTGGTGCTCAGCGACGTGCACGGCGATGTGGCCTTCTACGGGCTGCCGTACCTGGAGCCGACACTGGTGCGGCGCAGGCTCAAGGCGGCGAAGGCCGGGCACGAGTCGGTGCTGAGCGCCGCGATGAAGCGGGTGCGGGCGGACCTCGCCACACGTCGCGAGGGCACCCGGTCCGTCGTCCTCGCCCACGCCTTCGTGGCCGGCGGCGCCCCCAGCGACAGCGAGCGCGACATCACCGTCGGAGGAGTCAGCGCGGTGCCCGCCGGTGTCTTCGACGGCGTGCACTACGTGGCGCTCGGCCACCTCCACGGCGCTCAGCGGATCACCGACCGGGTCCGCTACTCGGGCTCGCCGCTGGCGTACTCCTTCTCGGAGACCAACCACCGCAAATCCATGTGGCTCGTGGACCTCGACGCCGAGGGCGGCGTCACGGCGGAGCGGCTCGACTGCCCCGTGCCGCGCCCCCTCGCCCGGATCCGGGGGCAGCTCGACGTGCTCCTGGAGGATCCCGCGCTGGAGCGGCACGAGGCGTCGTGGATCGAGGCGACCCTGACCGACCCGGTGCGGCCGCACGACGCGATGGCCAAGCTCTGCGAGCGCTTCCCGCACACGGTGAGCCTGATCTTCGAGCCGGAGCACACCGGTACCGAGGCGCACGGCTCCTACGCCCAGCGGCTCAAGGGCCGCACCGACCAGCAGATCGCGGAGGACTTCGTGGCGCACGTACGAGGCGGCAGCGGCCCCGACGACCGCGAGCGCACGGTGCTGCGCGGCGCCTTCGAGGACGTGCGCGTCGACGAGAGCGTGCGCGAGGTTGCCCGGTGAGACTGCACCGCCTGCGCGTCACGGCCTTCGGTCCGTTCGGCTCCACCGAGGAGGTCGACTTCGACGCCCTGTCCGCCGCCGGCCTGTTCCTGCTGCACGGACCGACCGGCGCCGGCAAGACCTCCGTCCTGGACGCGGTCTGCTACGCGCTGTACGGAGCCGTCCCCGGCGCCCGCCAGGGCCCAGGCACCACCTTGCGCAGCGACCACGCGGCATCCGGCACCGTCACCGAGGTGCTGCTCGAACTCACTGTGGGCGGGCGGCGGTTGGAGATCCGGCGCACGCCGCCCCAGCACCGGCCCAAGAAGCGCGGCGGCGGCTACATCACCGAGCGGGCGACCAGTGAGCTGCGGGAGTACGACGCGGAGCTCGGGGAGTGGCAGGGGCTGAGCCGTTCGCACCAGGAGATCGGCGAGGAGATCGGGCAGCTCCTCGGGATGAGCCGGGAGCAGTTCTGCCAGGTCGTGCTGTTGCCCCAGGGTGAGTTCGCGAAGTTCTTGCGGTCGGACGCGGAGGCGCGCGGCAAGCTGCTCGGCCGGCTCTTCGACACGCGCAGGTTCGCCGCCGTGGAGGAGCACCTCTCCGAGCTGCGCAAGGCCGCCGAGCGCGAGGTGAAGTCCGGTGACGAGCGGCTGCTCGCGGTCGCCCAGCGCATCGCGCAGGCCGCCGGCGCGAGCGCGGACGTACGGGACTGGCCGCTGCCCGCCGCCAAGCCGGGCGAACCGGGCCTCGCGGAGGCCGTCCTGCAGTGGGCGGCCGTAGCCCGCAGCGGCGCACGCGAGCGCCTCGACATCGCGGAGATCGCCGTGCGGGCGGCCGAGTCCCGGGCCGCCGCGGCCCGCCGCATCGCCGAACAAGCGCGTGAACTGGCGGCGCTTCAGCAGCGGTACGCCGAAGCCCGGCTCCGTGCCGAGGAGTTGGCGGCAGCACGGCCCGAACAGGACGCGCTGCGCGGTCGCCTGGAGGTGGCCCGCAAGGCCGAGCGGGTTTCGCCCGCGCTGTCCCTGCGCGACCAGGCCGAGCGGGACCACCGCACGGCCGCCGCCGCCCGCGAGCGCTCGCGGGCCCAGCTGCCGCCCGCCCTCGCCGACGCCGGTGCCGAGCAACTCGCGGCCCTGGAGCGGAGGATGCGCTACGACCTGGGCGCGCTGGACTCCGCCCGCCGGGCCGAGCGGCGCAGCGCCGAGATCGACGCCGAGCGGGCCACCCTTGAGCGGCAGGCCCGAGCCGACGAGGACGTGCTCGCCGAATCGGCGGGGTGGCTCGCCGACTGGGAGCGCACCCGGCTCGCCCACCAGGGCAGGATCGACGCGGCCCACGAGGCTGCCGCGCGCGCCGAACACCTGGCGGGCCAGCTCGAACCGGCCGTCCACCGACTCGAAGCGGCCCGCGAAAGGGACGCTCTCGCAGCCCGCCTGGCCGCCGCCGACGAGCAGCTGCGGGCCACCCGCGACCGGGCCAACGCCGCGCACGAACAGTGGCTGGCGCTGCGCGAGGAGCGGCTGCGCGGCATAGCCGCCGAGCTCGCCGCCGGGCTCCGCGACGGCGAGGCCTGCACGGTCTGCGGCTCACCCGAGCACCCGGCGCCCGCGAGGGCGGCCACCGGGCAGGTCGACCGCGCCACCGAGGAAGCGGCGCAGCAGGCCTACCAGCGCGCCGACGAGGCTCGTGGCCATGCCGAGCGCGCCGTGGCCCTGGTACGAGAGCAGCACGCGGCCGCGAAGGCCGCCGCGGGGACCGCAGACGTGGCCGAACTGGCCGATTCCGTAGAGGAGTTGCGGCGTCGGCATGCCGAGGCGCACGGGGTGGCCGGGGGGCTGCACGCCGCCCGCGAGGCCCTGGTAACGGACGAGCGGGAGCACGAGCGGCGCCTGGCCGACCAGCGCACCGCGCAGCAGAACACGGCGGCCCGCACCGCCCGCCGCGAGGCGCTGGACCAGGAACAGGCGGCGCTGGCACAGGAGTTGAGCCAGGCAAGGGCGGGAGCCGCCAGCGTCGATGAGCAGGCCGTGCTCCTGGAGCGCCGCACCGCCATCCTCGCCGAGGCCGTCGAGACCGTGCGTGCCGTCGAGGCCTGCGCCGAACGCCTCAAGGACGCCGACGGACGGTTGTCCGAAGCGGCCTTCCGCGCCGGATTCGAAACCCCGGCGGCAGCGTCGGCGGCGCTGATCGACGAGCGCGGCCAGCGCGAGATCCAGCAGCACATCGACGCCTGGCAGCGCCAGGAAGCGGCGGTCGCCGACCGCCTCGCCGAGCCGGAAACGGTGGCGGCGGGCAAGCTCCCGCCGGCTCGCACCGAGGAGTTGGAAGCCGCGTACGCCAAGGCCGAGCGAGTCCTGCGGGAAGCCACGTCGGCCCTGGCGGCGGCCCGGGTCCGCTGCGAGGACCTGCGCGCACTGAGCGGCCAGGCCGTCCGCGAGACCAGCGCCCTCGGACCGGTGCGCGAACGGTACAACCGGGTGGCGCGCCTGGCCGGGCTGACCGCGGGCACCTCGGCCGACAACGTACGCAAGATGCGCCTTGAGTCGTACGTCCTGGCGGCCCGGCTCGAACAGGTGGCGGCCGCCGCCACGGCGCGGCTCCAGCACATGTCGGGCGGCCGCTACACCCTGGTCCACTCCGCCGATCGCACCGGAACCAAGCGCTCGGGCCTCGGGCTGCACGTCGTGGACGCCTGGACGGGCCGTGAGCGCGACACCGCGACGCTGTCGGGCGGCGAGACCTTCTTCGCCTCCCTCGCGCTGGCCCTCGGCCTGGCCGATGTCGTCACTGACGAGGCGGGCGGGACACGCCTGGACACCCTGTTCATCGACGAGGGCTTCGGCAGCCTCGACGAGCAGACCCTGGACGAGGTGCTGGACGTCCTGGACTCGCTGCGCGAACGCGACCGCAGCGTCGGCATCGTCAGCCACGTGGGCGACCTGCGCCGCCGCATCCCGGTCCAGCTGGAGGTGGTGAAGGCCCGCACGGGGTCTTCGGTGCGGCTGCGCGGCGGCGGGGCCGAGGGCTGAGCCGTGCGCCCCGGGCCGGAGCCCGCGGTCAGTGGCCGATGGCGCGCCTGGGCAGTGGCGACGAGTAGACCACGCTCGTCGTCACGGCGCCCAGCGAGCCGATCTTCCCGGAGATCTCCTCCAGGTGGCTCATGGAGCGGGCGCCCACCTTGATCACGAAACAGTCGTCGCCCGTCACATGGTGCGCCTCCATGATCTCCGGCGTCGCCTCCACCAGATCATGGAACGGCTTGTAATTGCCGTTCGGATAGCGCAGCCGCACAAAGGCGAGGATCGGGCGGCCGAGGCGTTCCTGGTCCACGACAGCCGTGTAGCCCGCGATCACCCCGGCCTCCTCAAGACGCCGTACCCGCTCGGTGACGGCGCTCGCCGACATCGACACGGTCCGGGCCAGCTCGGCGAAGCTGGCCCGGCCTTCCTGCTGGAGGGCCTCCAGGATGCGCCAGTCCGTGGCGTCCGGGGAATACGCGGTCATGGCCACCAGACAACAGTGAAATCCCCGGCAGATCAAGAGATGTCCCGGGGATCGGGCCTTCCAGGAGTTGATCATCGGGACATAGATTTTCAGCCATGACCACACAGCTCACCGCCCCCGCGAACCCGGTCCTGCGCGTGGCGCCCGCCGCTCCCGCCGTCGCCGCCGCCTACTTCCGCGCCAGTCTCGTCTTCCACGCGGATGTCTCCGACGTGGCCGCCGCGCTCGCCGCCGACGGCGAGCCGGGCTTCGTCGTCCTGGACTCCCGTTCCACCGCGTCCTGGGACCAGGGCCATGTGCCCGGCGCCGTCCATCTGCCGACCGCCCTCATCGCCGAGCAGGCCGAGCAGCTCCTGGACAGGTCCGTCCCGGTCGTCACGTACTGCTGGGGCCCCGGCTGCAACGGTGGCACCCGCGCCGCCCTGGCGCTCGCCGAACTCGGCTTCCAGGTCAAGGAGATGCTGGGCGGCTTCGAGTACTGGGTGCGCGAGGGCTTCGAGTTCGAGACCTGGGAGGGCCTTGAGCGGCGCGCCGCCGACCCGCTGACTGCTCCGCTCGACGCGCGGGACTGCGGCTGCTGACACCGCCGCGCCGCAGGACGGGGCGGGGCGGCCCCGGCTGGGGACCGCCCCGCGACCGCGCTCAGAGCTTGGCGAGTTCGTCCACCAGGTCGTCCAGGCCGAGCGAGCCCTGCGAGAGGGCCGCCATGTGCCAGGCCTTCGGGTCGAAGGCCTCGCCGTGGCGTGCCTTCGCCTTCTCGCGGCCGAGCAGCCAGGCCCGCTCGCCCAGCTTGTAGCCGATCGCCTGGCCCGGCATCGACAGATAGCGGATCAGTTCACTCCGTACGAAGTCGGCGGGCCTGCTGCTGTGGCCGCTGAAGAACTCGTGAGCCAGCTCCGGCGTCCAGCGCTCGCCCGGGTGGAACGGCGAATCCGCCGGGATCTCCAGCTCCAGGTGCATGCCGATGTCGATGATCACCCGGCAGGCGCGCATCATCTGCGCGTCCAGGTAGCCGAGTCGGCGTTCGGGGTCGGTGAGGAAGCCCAGCTCGTCCATCAGGCGCTCCGCGTACAGCGCCCAGCCCTCGGCATTGGCGCTGACGTGGCCGACGGTGGCCTGGTAGCGGGAGAGCTGGTCGGCGACGTGCACCCACTGCGCGATCTGGAGGTGGTGGCCGGGCACGCCCTCGTGGTACCAGGTCGACACCAGGTCGTACACCGGGAAGCGGGTCTCGCCCATCGTGGGCAGCCAGGTGCGGCCGGGCCGCGAGAAGTCCTCGGAGGGGCCCGTGTAGTAGGGGGCCGCGGCGCCGCCCGGCGGGGCGATGTGGGACTCCACCTTGCGTACCCGCTCGGCGAGTTCGAAGTGCGTGCCGTCCAGCGCTTCGATGGCCTCGTCCATCAGGGCCTGGAGCCAGTCGCGCACCGCGTCGACGCCCTCGATGTGCGTGCCGTGCTCGTCGAGGTGGGCGAGGGCCTCCCAGGGGCCCGCACCGGGCAGGATCTTGGCGGCCTCGGTCTTCATCTCACCGAGCAGCCGGTGGTATTCGGACCAGCCGTAGGCGTAGGCCTCGTCCAGGTCAAGCGCCGTGCCGTTGTAGAACTGCGACCAGCGCTGGTACCGCTCGCGGCCCACGGTGTCGGACGCTCCCTCGATGGCGGGCGCGTACACGTCGCGCAGCCAGTCGCGCAGCGCGGCGAGCGCCGCCGACGCCTGGCCGGCCGCGGCGTCGAGTTCGGCGCGCAGCGGCTCGGGGCCCGGCGCGGCGAGGTTCTCGAAGAAGCGGGTGTCGACCCACTCGCCGAGCTGGCCGATGACCGTGGCGGTGGCGCGCGGACCGCCGAACAGCTTGCGCTCCAGGCCCAGTTCGAGGGAGACACGGTAGCCCTCGGCGGCGGCCGGCACCGCGCGCAGCCGGGAGGTGACCGCCTTCCAGTCCTCCTCGGTCTCCGTCGGCATGATGGTGAACGCCATGCGGACGCTGTGCACCGGCGAGTGCAGATTGCTGACGGTGCGCAGTCCCTCGTCCGCCTCGTGTACGGCGAGTTCGGAGGTCAGCCGCTCCCGCAGGAGGCGGCCGCAGCGCCGTTCGGCATCGCTGTCGCCGCCGGGCTGCCGCTCGGCCTCGTCGAGGCGGGCGAGCGTCGTGCGCGCCAGGTCGGCCAGGGCCGACTGTCCTGCGGGGGAGAAGTCGGGCAGGAGGGCGTGGCTCGCCCGGACGCCCAGATAGCTGCCGGTGATCGGGTCGAGTTCGATGAGTGCGTCGACGTAGGCGTCGGCGACCTGGCGGGGCAGCGCGCTGCTGGAAGTGACTGACATGCGGACATCCTCTACGAGTGAGGGCTTCGCGTCACCACCAATCTTGCCGGGGCACCTGACCATTCTCCGCCGGGCACCCCTGGGCAACGCCCCCTCGGCGGCTGTGCCCGCCGCCGGTTGCGCCTGCCGTGAACCGAGAAAACGGCAGGCGCAACCGACCGATGCGGTCCTAGTTCTGCCCGCCCCGCGCGGCCGGGGTCACGGTGGCGGTCCTGCCGAGGCGGGCGGTGACGACCAGGGTGCCCTCCTCGATCTGGTAGTCGAGCGGCAGGCCGAGGCCGCGCATGGCCGCGACCATGCCGGTGTTGGAGGACTGGGTGACGGCATAGACGCTGTCGCAGCGGGCCTCGACGGCGAGTTCGACCAGCCGGCGCAGCAGCTCCGAGCCGATGCCACGGCGCTGCCAGGAGTCCTCGATGAGCAGCGCGACCTCGGTTTCGTCGCCGTCCCAGAGCAGATGGCCGAGCCCGACGAGTCGC
Coding sequences:
- a CDS encoding YigZ family protein, which codes for MQEQYRTIAREGVHESEINRSRFICALAPAATEQEAQAFVARIRKEHPTASHNCFAYVIGADASVQKASDDGEPGGTAGVPMLQMLTRREVRYVVAVVTRYYGGVKLGAGGLIRAYGGVVGEALDALGTIVRRRFRLATVTVDHQRAGKLENDLRATGRAVLEVRYAEAVTIGIQLPETDVEAFRAWLADATAGTAKVELGGEAYGDA
- a CDS encoding exonuclease SbcCD subunit D, translated to MRFLHTSDWHLGRSFHRVDLLGAQAAFLDHLVATVRERGVDAVLVAGDVYDRALPPLAAVELFDRALHSLAEARVPTVMISGNHDSARRLGVGAGLIQRAGIHLRTNPEGCGTPVVLSDVHGDVAFYGLPYLEPTLVRRRLKAAKAGHESVLSAAMKRVRADLATRREGTRSVVLAHAFVAGGAPSDSERDITVGGVSAVPAGVFDGVHYVALGHLHGAQRITDRVRYSGSPLAYSFSETNHRKSMWLVDLDAEGGVTAERLDCPVPRPLARIRGQLDVLLEDPALERHEASWIEATLTDPVRPHDAMAKLCERFPHTVSLIFEPEHTGTEAHGSYAQRLKGRTDQQIAEDFVAHVRGGSGPDDRERTVLRGAFEDVRVDESVREVAR
- the fxsT gene encoding FxSxx-COOH system tetratricopeptide repeat protein, which produces MTENRNGTVVTFYSYKGGTGRTMALANCAWILAANGYRVLAVDWDLEAPGLHRFFHPFLDLADLEATPGLINLITDYQDEARRPADRDPDWHREYARVRPHATSLNWNFPQGGSLDFLSAGRRNRDYPSIVGKMDWDDFHERFGGGQFFDAMRDDMQRHYDYTLIDSRTGLSDIADICTVQMPEVLVVCFTLSDQSIDGASAVARDIEERYHERRIRILPVPMRIDDGEKEKADAGRALARESFPGFPSGLSTEELANYWGTVEVPYRPFYAYEEILATFGDAPNVSSSMLSACERLTSVLTGGLVNSLPPIDEADRLTHVAAYTRRRPMPPSNLILTYVAEDQMWADWLASVLTTAGFHVVPVDVRTPQVAAVEAQFTSGVGYRVIPVVSQAYLNTERARTFWESGTGLDAAGGRRQILPVRVGDVRLSPPLSSRGVIDLVRLDEPDAAATLLQALDRTEAAAAVAAGPAGPRYPGSVPKVWNVRPRHAWFTGRTSVLERLRDQLRGDSRSAQRFPQVLYGLGGVGKTQVAREYAHRFRADYDLVWWIEAEQPDRVVSSLAELAAEMDLRAGDVVAEAATAALQALRRGAPYSRWLLIFDNVEDLDRALKLLPEDMEPIPGETYGHILATCRNKPASTQVEAIEVEVFTRAESVEHLCRRVTKLPAADADRVADAVGDLPLAVEVAAAWLAETATPVDAYVEQLKEQSTKVLSLGKPEDYSQQIGATWNISISRLRDESKAAVRLLELCSFFSAEPISMRLIGSDSMFESLLPYDPDLRERYMLGKVIQTLNRFALAKVDPADSSIQVHRLVQAAVRAGLSDEEVDTAKHEVHRILAEARPVEGVDRDNPVNDPKSWPSFELIWPHLSASGIADCDEEKVRQLMVDRIRYLLKRGELESARVLGMQLNKVWTRELGENDLQTLNIRFELANALRAQGKYQEARAMDEDTLARQISVLHKDHPNDDHPSILITTGSLAADLRALGRFDEALTRDLRIYHGLRQIFGENHPRTLIAANNLAIDYRLSGDSEAARRLDEETVERRSALLGDDHPFTLTTKGHLARDLRESGEYTASVQVLREVVAAFERVLNADVPEALRTAKSLAVSLRKSGHPHEAKRLTEETYNRYRGRYGTKAPDALACCLNLAADFSATGDKQAALDLAVQALDGYRSTLGEEHPFTLACRNNVYIYQRGLGAAEEAVRGGEDVRAALEEVLGARHPFTLCAAVNLANAYGDIGRPDLAERWERTALKGLLERFGPTHPDVLACRSNLAITLRAAGREEEAQRLRASILEPAAKQLGVDHPIAEAARAWRRINRDLEPQPV
- a CDS encoding alpha/beta fold hydrolase; translated protein: MGELIRTRDGRDLAVEDYGNPQGRPVFLLHGTPGSRLGPAPRSAVLYRLGVRLITFDRPGYGDSDRLPGRRVAHAAADVEAIADALDIDEFAVVGRSGGAPHALACAALLPDRTARAAALVGLAPRDAQGLDWFEGMTESNVREYVNAAAGKRQLTAALTMRSITIRSDPRRSVDDMRPGLPKPDRGIVADAGIRAMLERNFEEALRSSADGWVDDVMAFSTDWEFRLEDITAPVLLWHGEQDVFAPVQHTRWLAERIPGAQLIVERGAAHFGALRVLTRVLGWATW
- a CDS encoding CoA-binding protein, with amino-acid sequence MYGDQETIRRILTHSGDTWAVVGLSTNEHRAAHGVARVLQHFGKRVVPVHPKAETVHGERGYTSLDAIPFPVDVVDVFVNSDLAGEVADQAVAIGAKAVWFQLGVIDQDAYHRTRAAGLDMVMDRCPAIEIPLLG